One Luteibacter sp. 9135 DNA segment encodes these proteins:
- a CDS encoding MIP/aquaporin family protein: MMRQNIGELISEAVAMFIIIAFGDSVACMYVLYDPSPYLNAYWGVCIAWGLAVTIAIYATASVSGTHANPAVTLALAVFRNFSWKKVVPYWIAQVIGAFLGAAIVYALFGPVIDHFNATHNLTREAGGAAGVFFTHPGLAITPMHALTDQIILTAFLLFGIFAITEQYNETAPGANNGALIIGLLVATIGASMGYLEAWAINPARDFGPRLFAYFAGWGSSALPSPDNYWWVPIVGPLIGGVVGGGAYQLLIHPFLPARQRALEEARQAAARGTSSHSTIQ; the protein is encoded by the coding sequence ATCATGCGACAAAATATTGGTGAGTTGATATCCGAAGCCGTGGCGATGTTCATCATCATCGCCTTCGGCGATTCCGTAGCGTGCATGTATGTGCTCTACGACCCCAGTCCCTACCTCAACGCCTACTGGGGCGTGTGTATCGCGTGGGGCCTTGCCGTCACCATCGCGATTTATGCAACGGCATCGGTGTCGGGTACGCACGCCAATCCGGCGGTGACCCTGGCGCTGGCCGTCTTCCGCAACTTCTCGTGGAAGAAGGTGGTGCCTTACTGGATCGCGCAGGTGATCGGTGCGTTCCTCGGTGCGGCCATCGTCTACGCCCTGTTCGGGCCGGTGATCGACCACTTCAACGCCACGCACAACCTCACCCGTGAAGCGGGCGGCGCCGCCGGCGTGTTCTTCACGCATCCGGGCCTGGCCATTACGCCCATGCATGCGCTGACTGACCAGATCATCCTCACCGCCTTCCTGCTGTTCGGCATCTTCGCCATTACCGAGCAGTACAACGAGACCGCCCCGGGCGCCAACAACGGCGCGCTGATCATCGGCCTGCTGGTGGCCACCATCGGTGCGTCGATGGGTTACCTGGAAGCGTGGGCGATCAACCCGGCGCGCGACTTCGGCCCGCGCCTGTTCGCCTACTTCGCCGGTTGGGGTTCGTCCGCCCTGCCGTCGCCGGATAACTACTGGTGGGTGCCGATCGTCGGCCCACTGATCGGCGGCGTGGTCGGTGGTGGTGCCTACCAGCTGCTGATCCATCCGTTCCTGCCGGCCCGCCAGCGTGCGCTCGAAGAAGCGCGCCAGGCCGCGGCGCGCGGCACGTCTTCCCATTCGACCATTCAGTGA
- the hemL gene encoding glutamate-1-semialdehyde 2,1-aminomutase produces MTSNQELFARARALLPGGVNSPVRAFKSVGGEPFFTARADGPFLWDVEGKRYIDYVGSWGPMVVGHNHPAVREAVERAVKNGLSFGTPCPAEVTMAETIVSLVPSIDMVRMVNSGTEATMSAIRLARGATGRSKIVKFEGCYHGHGDSFLVKAGSGALTFGVPTSPGVPKAAADLTLTLPYNDIDAARLLFTQEGKEIAGLIIEPVAGNMNCIPPKEGYLQALRDLCTEHGVLLIFDEVMTGFRVALGGAQAHYGITPDLTCFGKIIGGGMPVGAYGGRRDLMEQIAPAGPIYQAGTLSGNPVAMAAGLAMLELIQAPGFHEALADRTVKLTDGILAAAGRAGVPFSVNRVGGMFGLFFTGETVESYTQATTADVDAFNRFFHGMLERGVYLAPSAFEAGFISSAHDDDVIAATVAAAGEVFASL; encoded by the coding sequence ATGACCAGCAACCAGGAACTCTTCGCCCGCGCCCGCGCCCTGCTGCCCGGTGGCGTGAACTCGCCGGTGCGTGCCTTCAAGTCGGTCGGCGGCGAGCCGTTCTTCACCGCGCGGGCGGATGGCCCCTTCCTGTGGGACGTGGAGGGCAAGCGCTACATCGACTACGTCGGCTCCTGGGGCCCGATGGTGGTCGGTCATAACCACCCCGCCGTACGCGAGGCGGTCGAGCGGGCGGTGAAGAACGGGCTGTCGTTCGGCACGCCCTGCCCCGCCGAGGTCACGATGGCGGAAACCATCGTCTCGCTGGTGCCGTCGATCGACATGGTGCGGATGGTCAACTCGGGCACCGAAGCCACGATGTCGGCGATTCGCCTCGCCCGCGGCGCCACCGGCCGCTCCAAGATCGTGAAGTTCGAAGGCTGCTACCACGGCCACGGCGACAGCTTCCTGGTGAAGGCCGGCTCCGGCGCACTGACCTTCGGCGTACCCACCTCGCCCGGCGTGCCCAAGGCCGCCGCCGACCTAACGCTTACCCTGCCCTATAACGACATCGACGCCGCACGCCTGTTGTTCACCCAGGAAGGCAAGGAGATCGCCGGCCTGATCATCGAGCCCGTGGCCGGCAACATGAACTGCATCCCGCCGAAGGAGGGCTACCTGCAGGCCCTGCGCGACCTGTGCACCGAGCACGGCGTGCTGCTGATCTTCGACGAGGTGATGACCGGGTTCCGCGTGGCGCTGGGCGGCGCGCAGGCCCATTACGGGATCACCCCGGACCTGACGTGCTTCGGCAAGATCATCGGGGGTGGCATGCCCGTGGGTGCCTACGGTGGCCGCCGCGACCTGATGGAGCAGATCGCGCCCGCCGGCCCGATCTACCAGGCGGGCACGCTATCGGGCAATCCCGTGGCCATGGCCGCCGGCCTGGCGATGCTGGAACTGATCCAGGCGCCGGGGTTCCACGAGGCATTGGCCGACCGCACGGTGAAGCTCACCGACGGCATCCTCGCCGCCGCCGGACGCGCCGGCGTGCCGTTCAGCGTCAATCGCGTGGGCGGCATGTTCGGGCTGTTCTTCACCGGCGAAACGGTGGAGAGCTATACCCAGGCCACCACGGCGGATGTGGACGCCTTCAACCGGTTCTTCCACGGCATGCTGGAGCGTGGCGTGTACCTGGCGCCCTCGGCCTTCGAAGCCGGCTTCATATCGAGCGCACACGACGACGATGTGATCGCCGCCACCGTGGCCGCGGCGGGCGAGGTGTTCGCCTCGCTGTAA
- a CDS encoding DUF192 domain-containing protein, translated as MIRFALPVFLLMAPLGALAATSPTVTLHGSAFSTEFATNDASRELGLMNRTNLAADHSMLFIFTDDQPRAFWMKNTLIPLDILYFDKARRLVAMQLDAQPCKADPCAIYPSGGQYARYVLELKAGTAGKLGLTLGDTLAIDGDPGTVR; from the coding sequence ATGATCCGTTTCGCTCTCCCTGTTTTCCTCCTGATGGCACCGCTTGGCGCCCTTGCGGCCACGTCGCCGACGGTCACCCTGCATGGCTCCGCCTTCTCCACGGAATTCGCCACCAACGACGCCTCGCGCGAGCTCGGGCTGATGAACCGGACGAACCTGGCGGCGGACCACAGCATGCTGTTCATCTTCACGGACGACCAGCCCCGCGCGTTCTGGATGAAGAACACGCTCATCCCGCTGGACATCCTCTACTTCGACAAGGCCCGCCGGCTGGTCGCCATGCAACTGGACGCCCAGCCTTGCAAGGCCGATCCCTGTGCGATCTACCCCAGTGGCGGTCAGTACGCCCGGTATGTGCTCGAGCTGAAGGCCGGCACCGCGGGCAAGCTGGGGCTGACGCTGGGCGATACGCTGGCCATCGACGGTGACCCGGGTACGGTGCGCTGA
- the thiE gene encoding thiamine phosphate synthase, which yields MTTLIRRRPDGKGVYAITDGPRDDLFAAVEAALAGGVRMLQYRDKTTDADRRRIEADEISRLCAHHDVPFIVNDDVPLALATGGGVHLGREDVSIAEARAVLGPDAIIGVSCYGSLERAQQLAAEGADYLAFGAMYPSTTKPHAPVASHDVLTQVARLGLPVVAVGGITPDNGRVLLEAGADYIAVVSAIFAADDIQTAARQFAGLFDPHPGILR from the coding sequence ATGACCACCCTGATCCGACGCCGCCCTGACGGCAAAGGCGTGTACGCCATCACCGACGGCCCGCGGGACGACCTGTTCGCCGCCGTGGAAGCGGCTCTGGCCGGCGGGGTCCGCATGCTCCAGTACCGCGACAAGACCACGGACGCCGACCGGCGCCGGATCGAGGCGGACGAGATCTCGCGCCTCTGCGCGCACCACGACGTGCCTTTCATCGTCAACGACGACGTGCCGCTGGCCCTGGCCACGGGCGGTGGCGTGCACCTGGGCCGCGAGGACGTGTCGATCGCCGAGGCACGCGCCGTGCTGGGTCCCGACGCGATCATCGGCGTGTCCTGCTACGGCTCGCTCGAACGGGCGCAGCAGCTGGCGGCAGAGGGCGCGGACTACCTCGCCTTCGGCGCGATGTATCCCTCGACGACCAAACCACACGCCCCTGTGGCCTCCCACGACGTGTTGACGCAGGTGGCCCGCCTGGGCCTTCCGGTCGTGGCGGTCGGCGGCATCACCCCCGACAATGGCAGGGTGCTGCTCGAGGCCGGTGCCGATTACATCGCCGTGGTTTCCGCCATCTTCGCAGCCGACGACATCCAGACAGCCGCGCGGCAGTTCGCCGGGCTGTTCGACCCCCACCCCGGAATCCTTCGATGA
- a CDS encoding rubredoxin, which yields MSQNSPINTRKWMCVVCGFIYDEAVGLPDEGIEPGTSWDDIPDTWTCPDCGVTKDDFEMVEV from the coding sequence ATGAGCCAGAACAGCCCCATCAACACGCGCAAATGGATGTGTGTCGTTTGCGGTTTCATCTACGACGAGGCCGTGGGCCTGCCGGACGAGGGCATCGAGCCGGGCACGTCCTGGGATGATATCCCCGATACCTGGACGTGCCCGGACTGCGGCGTCACCAAGGACGACTTCGAGATGGTCGAGGTCTGA
- the glpK gene encoding glycerol kinase GlpK, whose protein sequence is MDKQKYILAIDQGTTSSRTILFDHDGNIAGTAQREFPQIFPQPGWVEHNPREIMTSVLSTMTEVISSSGIDASCIEGIGITNQRETAVVWDKKTGQPIYNAIVWQSRQTADICEKLKAAGHDEMVREKTGLLIDAYFAGTKVRWILDHVEGAQARAEAGELLFGTIDTWVIWNLTGGKVHVTDYTNASRTLMYDIYKREWDDELLTMLNVPRAMLPEVKSSSEVYGNTLAKHFFGREVPIAGIAGDQQAALFGQACFEPGLAKNTYGTGCFMLMNTGEKAVRSKNGLLTTIAWGVDGKVEYALEGSIFVAGSVIQWLRDGLRMLGKAADSQSYAERAKDNDGVYFVPAFVGLGAPYWRSDVRGAVFGLSRGTTKEQFIRAALESMAYQTRDVLEAMQIDSGIELKELRADGGAIANDFMAQFQADILDVTVLRPKVQETTAQGAAYLAGLAVGFWKDRADIAKRWAVDREFKPGMTKETRDDLYEGWKQAVTATMGFKPRN, encoded by the coding sequence ATGGACAAGCAGAAATACATCCTCGCTATCGACCAGGGCACCACCAGCTCGCGCACCATCCTGTTCGATCACGACGGCAACATCGCCGGCACGGCGCAGCGCGAGTTCCCGCAGATCTTCCCGCAGCCGGGCTGGGTGGAGCACAACCCGCGCGAGATCATGACCAGCGTGCTGTCGACGATGACCGAAGTCATCAGCAGCTCCGGCATCGACGCCAGCTGCATCGAGGGCATCGGCATCACCAACCAGCGCGAGACGGCGGTGGTGTGGGACAAGAAGACCGGCCAGCCGATCTACAACGCCATCGTGTGGCAGTCGCGGCAGACCGCCGACATCTGCGAGAAGCTCAAGGCCGCCGGCCATGACGAGATGGTGCGCGAGAAGACCGGCCTGCTGATCGACGCCTATTTCGCCGGCACCAAGGTGCGCTGGATCCTCGACCACGTGGAGGGTGCGCAGGCGCGTGCCGAAGCGGGCGAGCTGCTGTTCGGCACCATCGATACCTGGGTGATCTGGAACCTCACCGGCGGCAAGGTGCACGTCACCGACTACACCAACGCCTCGCGTACGCTGATGTACGACATCTACAAGCGCGAGTGGGACGACGAACTGCTGACGATGCTCAACGTGCCGCGCGCGATGCTGCCGGAAGTGAAGTCGTCCAGCGAGGTGTACGGCAACACGCTGGCCAAGCATTTCTTCGGTCGTGAAGTACCGATCGCCGGCATCGCGGGCGACCAGCAGGCGGCGTTGTTCGGCCAGGCCTGCTTCGAACCCGGGCTGGCCAAGAACACCTACGGCACCGGCTGCTTCATGCTGATGAACACCGGCGAGAAAGCTGTCCGTTCGAAGAATGGTTTGCTCACCACCATCGCGTGGGGCGTGGACGGCAAGGTCGAATACGCCCTGGAAGGCAGCATCTTCGTGGCTGGCTCGGTGATCCAGTGGCTGCGCGACGGCCTGCGCATGCTGGGCAAGGCGGCGGATTCGCAGTCGTATGCCGAGCGCGCCAAGGACAACGATGGCGTGTACTTCGTGCCTGCGTTCGTCGGCCTGGGTGCGCCCTACTGGCGCAGCGACGTCCGCGGCGCGGTGTTCGGCCTGTCACGCGGCACCACCAAGGAGCAGTTCATCCGTGCCGCGCTGGAATCCATGGCCTACCAGACCCGCGACGTGCTGGAAGCGATGCAGATCGACTCGGGCATCGAACTGAAGGAACTGCGCGCCGACGGTGGCGCCATCGCCAACGACTTCATGGCGCAGTTCCAGGCGGACATCCTGGATGTGACCGTGCTGCGCCCGAAGGTGCAAGAGACCACCGCGCAGGGTGCGGCCTATCTTGCCGGCCTGGCCGTGGGTTTCTGGAAGGATCGTGCCGACATCGCCAAGCGCTGGGCTGTCGATCGCGAGTTCAAGCCCGGGATGACCAAGGAAACGCGCGACGACCTGTATGAAGGGTGGAAGCAGGCGGTGACCGCGACGATGGGGTTCAAGCCGCGGAATTGA
- a CDS encoding carbohydrate kinase family protein, translating to MTAVICGSLAYDTIMVFQDQFKNHIIPDQVHILNVSFLVPAMRREFGGCAGNIAYNLKLLGGEPMPVATVGQDFAPYRAHLEKFGIRLDGVRQFDDQFTPQCFITTDLDNNQITAFHPGAMSSAHENHVRDIPDYQFGIVAPDGREAMLQHVDEFAARGVPFIFDPGQAMPLFNGDEFRSMIGKATYVIVNDYESQLLQQRTGWNAADIASKVTAYIVTQGPRGSQIHVNGETIEIPPAREHKVVDPTGCGDAYRAGLIFGIMKGYDWPTVGKMASLMGALKVEHPGTQNQYFTYDQFAAEFESQFGYTLG from the coding sequence ATGACTGCCGTTATCTGCGGATCGCTCGCCTACGACACCATCATGGTGTTCCAGGACCAGTTCAAGAACCACATCATTCCGGATCAGGTCCACATCCTGAACGTGTCTTTCCTGGTGCCGGCCATGCGTCGCGAGTTCGGGGGCTGCGCGGGCAACATCGCCTACAACCTGAAGTTACTGGGCGGCGAGCCGATGCCGGTGGCCACGGTCGGCCAGGACTTCGCGCCCTACCGCGCGCACCTGGAGAAATTCGGCATCCGCCTCGACGGCGTGCGCCAGTTCGACGACCAGTTCACCCCGCAGTGCTTCATCACCACGGACCTGGACAACAACCAGATCACGGCCTTCCATCCCGGCGCCATGTCCAGCGCGCACGAGAACCACGTGCGTGACATCCCGGACTACCAGTTCGGCATCGTCGCGCCGGACGGCCGCGAAGCCATGCTGCAGCACGTTGACGAGTTCGCCGCCCGCGGCGTGCCCTTCATCTTCGACCCGGGCCAGGCGATGCCGCTGTTCAACGGCGACGAGTTCCGCTCGATGATCGGGAAGGCCACGTACGTCATCGTCAACGACTACGAATCGCAGCTGCTGCAGCAGCGCACCGGCTGGAACGCCGCGGACATCGCCTCGAAGGTCACCGCGTACATCGTCACGCAGGGCCCGCGCGGTTCGCAGATCCACGTCAACGGCGAAACGATCGAGATCCCGCCCGCCCGCGAGCACAAGGTGGTCGATCCCACCGGCTGCGGCGACGCGTACCGCGCCGGCCTCATCTTCGGCATCATGAAGGGCTACGACTGGCCCACCGTCGGCAAGATGGCCTCGCTGATGGGCGCGCTGAAAGTCGAGCACCCGGGCACGCAGAACCAGTACTTCACGTACGATCAGTTCGCCGCGGAATTCGAAAGCCAGTTCGGTTACACGCTGGGCTGA
- a CDS encoding YolA family protein encodes MNSVRFALCTLAFAATAATRIQAQEGASSTSRVMTALPSLAAEGRVLPTPPMDFAVMPVPRAPAPALSSIRVYAVGSTACGWEYTNGNSSTTCNHGGGELRVAIIEIGYGANPIASMDGGQLPRSARYASTGICITGTQYTWPCTPGQTVVGWLDEYNVDGHESGYFQYQNTSTNAPYNTLYTQINIL; translated from the coding sequence TTGAACTCCGTACGTTTTGCACTTTGTACCCTCGCGTTCGCCGCCACCGCAGCCACGCGTATCCAGGCCCAGGAAGGCGCCTCATCCACGTCGCGCGTGATGACCGCACTGCCTTCGCTCGCCGCGGAAGGCCGTGTTCTGCCCACGCCACCGATGGATTTCGCTGTGATGCCGGTGCCTCGCGCACCCGCGCCTGCCCTGTCCAGCATCCGTGTCTACGCGGTCGGTTCGACGGCTTGCGGTTGGGAATACACCAACGGCAACAGCAGCACGACCTGTAATCACGGCGGTGGCGAGCTACGCGTGGCGATCATCGAGATCGGCTACGGCGCCAACCCGATCGCGTCGATGGATGGCGGTCAGCTGCCACGCTCAGCCCGCTACGCAAGCACCGGTATCTGCATCACCGGCACGCAGTACACCTGGCCATGCACGCCGGGCCAGACCGTCGTTGGTTGGCTCGACGAGTACAACGTGGACGGTCATGAGTCAGGGTACTTCCAGTACCAGAACACGTCGACTAACGCGCCGTACAACACGCTGTATACGCAGATCAACATCCTTTGA
- a CDS encoding acetylornithine/succinylornithine family transaminase encodes MSSHPVDSSDLIGLGKRYWLSVYRPRDVVLDHGKGARVWDTEGRDYLDFGAGIAVNALGHQDPDLVAALTTQAGKLWHASNVFWTEPPLRLAEELIAHAPFAERVFLCNSGTEANEAAIKLVRKWATSKGRPPEERVIVTFKGSFHGRTLASVTATAQPKYQEGYEPLPGGFRYVAFNDVPALEEAFAQGGVSAVMLEPVQGEGGVMPAEPGFLKAVRELCDKHDALLVLDEIQSGMGRTGTLFAHAHDHVTPDIVTLAKALGAGFPIGAMLAGPKVADIMQFGAHGTTFGGNPMAAAVARVALRKLASPAVLLNVERQGNDIRAGLNKLNHDLQLFAEIRGRGLMLGAVLAEAYKGRAGEILDLAAAHGLLILQAGPDVLRIVPPLTLTDEETAEGLQRLGEALRAFATMSQVA; translated from the coding sequence ATGTCGTCGCATCCTGTCGATTCCTCCGATCTCATCGGCCTCGGCAAGCGTTACTGGCTGTCCGTCTACCGTCCCCGCGACGTGGTGCTCGACCACGGCAAGGGTGCTCGCGTCTGGGATACGGAAGGCCGTGATTACCTCGACTTCGGCGCCGGCATCGCCGTCAACGCCCTCGGTCACCAGGACCCCGATCTCGTCGCCGCGCTGACCACCCAGGCCGGCAAGCTGTGGCATGCGAGCAACGTGTTCTGGACCGAGCCGCCGCTACGCCTCGCCGAGGAACTGATCGCCCACGCACCCTTCGCCGAGCGCGTGTTCCTGTGCAATTCGGGCACCGAGGCCAACGAGGCCGCGATCAAGCTGGTACGCAAGTGGGCCACCTCCAAGGGGCGGCCGCCGGAAGAGCGTGTCATCGTCACCTTCAAGGGCTCGTTCCACGGGCGCACCCTGGCCTCGGTGACGGCCACGGCCCAGCCGAAGTACCAGGAAGGCTACGAGCCACTGCCCGGCGGCTTCCGTTATGTCGCCTTCAACGACGTGCCCGCGCTGGAAGAAGCGTTCGCCCAGGGTGGCGTGTCGGCGGTCATGCTGGAGCCGGTGCAGGGCGAGGGCGGTGTGATGCCGGCCGAGCCGGGCTTCCTTAAGGCCGTGCGCGAACTCTGCGACAAGCACGACGCCTTGCTGGTGCTGGATGAAATCCAGTCGGGCATGGGCCGCACGGGCACGTTGTTCGCCCACGCGCACGACCACGTCACCCCGGACATCGTCACGCTGGCCAAGGCCCTGGGTGCCGGCTTCCCGATCGGCGCCATGCTGGCCGGGCCGAAGGTCGCCGACATCATGCAGTTCGGTGCGCACGGCACTACGTTCGGCGGCAACCCCATGGCCGCGGCCGTGGCGCGCGTGGCCCTGCGCAAGCTGGCCTCGCCCGCCGTGCTGCTGAACGTGGAACGCCAGGGCAACGACATCCGCGCGGGGCTGAACAAGCTCAACCACGATCTTCAGCTGTTCGCGGAGATCCGCGGGCGCGGGCTGATGCTGGGTGCGGTGCTGGCCGAGGCCTACAAGGGCCGGGCCGGCGAGATCCTCGACCTGGCGGCCGCTCATGGCCTGCTGATCCTGCAGGCCGGGCCGGACGTGCTGCGCATCGTGCCGCCGCTGACCCTTACCGACGAGGAAACCGCCGAAGGCCTGCAGCGCCTCGGCGAGGCACTGCGGGCCTTCGCGACGATGTCGCAGGTGGCCTGA
- the glpD gene encoding glycerol-3-phosphate dehydrogenase, producing the protein MVEQVDVLVVGGGVNGVGIARDAVGRGLSVWLCERDDLASHTSSASTKLIHGGLRYLEQFEFALVGKALAEREVLLRAAPHIIWPLRFVLPHQPHLRPAWMIRIGLFLYDHLGRGRRTLPGSRRVRFAKHVTGEPMRDDFSVGFVYSDAWVQDARLVVLNAMDAVQRGAKVETHTRCVSARRDGDGWIAELESRDGSRHFVRARALVNAAGPWAASFLDDVAHLKHSHSLRLIKGSHIVVPKIYDHRYAYIFQQPDRRIVFAIPYERDFTLVGTTDIEYKADPSKPKIDAEEIQYLCEAANRYFKKQLTPDDVVWSYSGVRPLLQDESGSASEVTRDYLLDIDQNGPPLLNVFGGKLTTFRKLAEEAVDKLAPLLGNDKPAWTADARPLPGGGERDIDALTDDLRASRPWLTERFAWRLTHLYGTRARDLLGEANGLAALGTHFGADLYQAEVDYLIRHEWATEAEDILWRRSKIGLHVGKDDVQRLTEYLNQRVPQGRATQP; encoded by the coding sequence ATGGTCGAGCAGGTCGATGTTCTGGTGGTGGGCGGCGGCGTCAATGGCGTCGGTATCGCCCGTGACGCCGTGGGCCGTGGGCTCTCGGTGTGGCTGTGCGAACGCGACGATCTGGCGTCCCATACCTCGAGTGCGTCGACCAAGCTGATCCACGGCGGTCTGCGTTACCTCGAGCAGTTCGAGTTCGCCCTGGTCGGCAAGGCGCTGGCCGAGCGCGAGGTGCTGCTGCGCGCGGCACCCCACATCATCTGGCCCCTGCGCTTCGTGCTGCCGCACCAGCCGCACCTGCGCCCTGCCTGGATGATCCGTATCGGGCTGTTCCTCTACGATCACCTGGGCCGTGGCCGGCGCACGCTGCCGGGCTCGCGCCGCGTGCGCTTTGCCAAGCATGTCACCGGCGAGCCGATGCGTGACGATTTCTCGGTGGGCTTCGTGTACTCCGACGCGTGGGTGCAGGATGCCCGCCTGGTGGTGCTCAACGCGATGGACGCGGTGCAGCGTGGCGCCAAGGTCGAGACCCACACGCGCTGTGTGAGCGCGCGCCGTGACGGCGATGGGTGGATCGCCGAGCTGGAGTCGCGCGACGGCAGCCGTCACTTCGTCAGGGCGCGTGCGCTGGTCAATGCGGCGGGGCCCTGGGCCGCCAGCTTCCTCGACGACGTGGCCCACCTGAAGCATTCGCACTCGCTGCGCCTGATCAAGGGCAGCCACATCGTCGTGCCGAAGATCTACGATCACCGCTACGCCTACATCTTCCAACAGCCGGATCGTCGCATCGTGTTCGCCATTCCGTACGAGCGCGACTTCACGCTGGTCGGCACCACGGATATCGAATACAAGGCCGACCCGTCGAAGCCCAAGATCGATGCCGAGGAAATCCAGTACCTCTGCGAGGCGGCCAACCGCTACTTCAAGAAGCAGCTCACCCCTGACGACGTCGTGTGGAGCTACAGCGGCGTGCGGCCCCTCCTGCAGGACGAATCGGGCAGTGCGTCGGAAGTCACGCGCGACTACCTGCTGGACATCGACCAGAACGGCCCGCCGCTGCTCAACGTCTTCGGCGGCAAGCTGACCACGTTCCGCAAGCTGGCCGAGGAAGCCGTCGATAAGCTGGCTCCGCTGCTGGGCAACGACAAGCCGGCCTGGACGGCGGATGCCCGTCCGCTGCCCGGCGGCGGCGAGCGCGACATCGACGCGCTGACGGACGATCTCCGTGCGTCGCGGCCGTGGCTGACCGAGCGCTTTGCCTGGCGCTTGACACACCTGTACGGCACGCGAGCTCGCGACCTGTTGGGCGAAGCCAATGGCCTGGCGGCGCTGGGCACGCATTTCGGCGCGGACCTCTATCAGGCCGAAGTGGACTACCTGATCCGTCACGAATGGGCGACCGAGGCCGAGGACATCCTCTGGCGTCGCAGCAAGATCGGCCTGCATGTCGGCAAGGACGACGTGCAGCGCCTTACCGAGTACCTCAATCAGCGTGTCCCGCAGGGGCGCGCCACCCAACCGTAG
- a CDS encoding DeoR family transcriptional regulator, whose protein sequence is MDTRLNRRQEELVAIVQREGFVGVDELASHFDVAPQTIRRDLNLLSDGGLIRRYHGGVSVPASSVENVAYAARQTLQAVEKSRIAEAIARQIPDGSSLFINLGTTNEGVGRALLDHRDLRVITNNLNIALLLSDNPTFEVIVAGGVVRGRDHGVTGEATIELIRQFKVDFGIIGISGIELDGTLLDFDFHEVRVAQAIIEHSRQVLLGADHTKIGRNAMVRLGDFSRVDAWFTDRPPPEALLPVLEAAGTRLYVAD, encoded by the coding sequence ATGGATACACGTCTCAACCGCAGGCAGGAGGAACTGGTCGCGATCGTGCAGCGCGAAGGCTTCGTCGGTGTCGACGAACTGGCCAGCCATTTCGACGTGGCGCCACAGACGATCCGTAGGGACCTCAACCTCTTGTCCGACGGCGGCCTTATCCGCCGCTACCACGGTGGCGTCAGTGTGCCGGCCAGCAGTGTAGAGAACGTAGCCTACGCGGCACGGCAGACGCTGCAGGCGGTGGAAAAGAGCCGCATCGCCGAGGCCATCGCGCGACAGATCCCGGATGGCTCATCCCTCTTCATCAACCTGGGCACCACGAACGAGGGAGTAGGGCGCGCGTTGCTCGACCACCGCGATCTGCGCGTCATTACCAACAACCTCAATATCGCGTTGCTGCTGAGCGACAACCCTACGTTCGAGGTGATCGTCGCCGGCGGCGTGGTTCGTGGCCGGGACCACGGAGTGACGGGAGAAGCGACCATCGAGCTGATCCGCCAGTTCAAGGTGGACTTCGGCATCATCGGTATATCGGGTATCGAGCTCGACGGCACCCTGCTGGATTTCGACTTCCACGAAGTGCGGGTGGCCCAGGCCATCATCGAACACTCCCGCCAGGTGCTCCTCGGCGCCGACCATACCAAGATCGGCCGTAACGCCATGGTGCGCCTCGGCGACTTCAGCCGTGTCGACGCATGGTTTACCGACCGGCCGCCGCCCGAGGCCTTGTTGCCTGTGCTGGAAGCGGCGGGCACGCGGCTCTACGTCGCGGACTGA